Proteins from one Dysgonomonas sp. HDW5A genomic window:
- a CDS encoding RagB/SusD family nutrient uptake outer membrane protein, which produces MKRIHIKKYISTVLLASLLIGCSDILEETPRGIYTPEYFKTEKGVIGGVTSLYANLRYVYGNGYWLNACETGTDEYTYGHGADGNYKDLDLSGVGSITPSSSRADVLWNRAYSDINTANGIIENAVEVKTISAALVAEARFFRAFDYFMLVQTFGGVPLDLGSGELKFNVSTSRFSARNTVPEVYTKAIFPDLVIAINDLPDAGRVTGGITKTAARLFLAKAYLTYGWWLENPKNIPTYPEAARTDLDGHDAQWYYQQAYNVATTAIDNPGPFGLQQTYYDVNLAQNDRNKEMLLYADHTESSEYYDGESSHSYNTGTSPGNFAVWMVTWDYTFLESAPNTDWSGTKIRSVQREAAQAYGRPWKCMAPTIDVVKKTFNDKTNDSRYDGTFVTSFRGNWDKGGVKNEFLYNANGIKVYPGDAILSFLDEEPATNIDYSNSVYKSNVGAGILPGRADFVIAPSGISRYAYPNLWKIGTYRTDNGTGLGQPNGSITRPFPVAKFSELYLVAAEAAVKGAVTVSGKSARELVNVLRARAGIWRWSNNGNKAKVQDNSAAMIAATPATITIDYILAERSREFYGEGYRWHDLVRTQKWGELAATYEICGTAVGDHTPVKVTRDIQAYHYLRPIPQGQIDGMEMPAAEKAAYQNPGYK; this is translated from the coding sequence ATGAAACGAATACATATAAAAAAATATATTTCAACAGTTCTTTTGGCATCTCTCCTTATAGGATGCTCCGATATTCTGGAAGAAACCCCACGTGGTATTTATACCCCTGAATATTTCAAAACCGAAAAAGGTGTTATTGGAGGAGTAACCTCACTGTATGCTAATTTACGATACGTATATGGAAATGGGTATTGGCTTAACGCTTGCGAAACCGGAACCGACGAATATACATACGGACACGGTGCAGATGGCAACTACAAAGATCTCGATCTTTCGGGGGTAGGCTCAATTACACCCTCCAGCAGCCGTGCGGATGTACTATGGAACAGGGCATATTCAGATATCAACACAGCCAATGGTATTATCGAAAACGCAGTCGAAGTAAAAACTATTTCGGCAGCCTTAGTTGCTGAAGCCCGATTTTTCAGAGCATTCGATTATTTCATGCTCGTACAAACTTTTGGTGGAGTGCCTTTGGATTTAGGTTCGGGAGAGCTGAAGTTCAATGTATCCACTTCACGCTTTTCGGCTCGCAATACCGTGCCCGAAGTATATACCAAAGCAATATTTCCCGACTTGGTAATCGCAATAAACGATTTGCCGGATGCAGGACGTGTTACCGGAGGTATCACCAAAACTGCTGCCCGATTGTTCTTGGCAAAAGCTTATCTAACGTATGGCTGGTGGCTCGAAAATCCGAAAAATATACCTACTTATCCCGAAGCAGCCCGAACAGATCTTGATGGACATGATGCACAATGGTATTATCAGCAAGCATATAATGTAGCAACAACTGCTATTGACAATCCGGGACCTTTTGGTTTGCAACAAACATACTATGATGTCAACTTAGCTCAAAACGACCGGAATAAGGAGATGTTATTATATGCAGATCATACCGAGTCAAGCGAATATTACGATGGCGAGTCGAGCCACTCCTATAACACCGGTACATCTCCCGGAAATTTTGCTGTCTGGATGGTTACATGGGATTACACATTCCTCGAAAGTGCACCTAATACGGATTGGAGCGGAACTAAAATAAGATCCGTTCAGCGTGAAGCAGCACAAGCTTACGGACGTCCATGGAAATGTATGGCTCCTACTATTGACGTCGTGAAAAAGACATTTAACGATAAAACCAACGACTCTCGCTACGATGGTACATTTGTCACTTCTTTCCGCGGTAACTGGGATAAGGGCGGCGTAAAAAATGAGTTTTTGTATAATGCTAATGGCATAAAAGTATATCCGGGCGATGCTATCCTTTCTTTTCTTGACGAAGAACCGGCTACAAATATCGATTACTCCAACTCTGTTTACAAAAGCAACGTAGGTGCAGGTATATTACCGGGAAGAGCGGACTTTGTGATAGCCCCAAGCGGCATCAGCAGATATGCTTACCCGAATCTTTGGAAAATAGGTACTTATCGGACAGATAATGGAACCGGACTCGGACAACCGAACGGTAGTATCACTCGTCCTTTTCCTGTAGCCAAGTTCTCCGAACTTTATCTGGTAGCAGCCGAAGCTGCAGTAAAAGGTGCAGTTACAGTAAGTGGAAAAAGTGCCAGAGAATTGGTTAATGTACTTCGTGCACGTGCAGGTATCTGGCGTTGGAGTAACAACGGTAATAAGGCTAAAGTTCAGGACAATAGTGCTGCAATGATTGCCGCAACTCCTGCCACAATCACCATTGACTACATTTTAGCCGAACGTTCTCGCGAATTTTATGGCGAAGGTTATCGCTGGCACGATTTGGTACGTACTCAAAAATGGGGTGAACTTGCTGCAACCTATGAAATTTGCGGTACCGCTGTTGGAGATCATACTCCTGTGAAAGTAACCCGCGATATTCAAGCATATCATTACCTACGTCCGATTCCTCAAGGTCAGATTGACGGTATGGAGATGCCTGCTGCCGAAAAAGCGGCTTATCAGAATCCAGGCTATAAATAA
- a CDS encoding TonB-dependent receptor, whose protein sequence is MKDIIVSKPIRVLLLFLFIPLWLFAQNISVKGIVKDAKGDPLIGVSVIEKGTSNGVVTDLDGQYTLNVSSKAKLDFSYLGYVSQTVDVTGRTKIDIVLQENVKALDQVVVIGYGTQRKEAVTGSVASIKGDAIREMAASDVSSALYGRLAGVDMSQTSSKPGASMQIRIRGTRSLSASNDPLIVLDGIPFAGSMSDINPSDIKSIDILKDASATAIYGSRGANGVLLVTSNKGQMGAKAAVNYNGFVGMKTLFARYPMMNGEEFVKLREFAGMFTQNGEDESNNTNTDWQDLMYENSMVTNHDLSVLGGTEQGSYNFSLGYFRDESLLPQQNFTRYSMRGTLDQGIGQNLKFGFITNNNYSVSNGGNLGLYNTLSATPISNPYNEDGTWRRTIRMASDEQWVYSRETIDALGDKWIDQTRAFGSYNTIYGEVKIPGVEGLKYRLNLGLNYRQNNGGSYTGEGVFSATPTTPSTASVSNTHTTNWAVENLVTYDRVFAEKHSLNVVALYSAEETQYNKSQMSAQGIPSDAFQFYNLGHATGEIAVKPGDQDYYRSGLMSWMGRAMYSYDDRYMLSVAFRSDASSRLAPGNKWHTYPAVSAGWNVKKEVFMDGVTWLDNLKLRVGYGQTSNESISSYKTLGRLSTRPYNFGEYNTVGYYVSELPNPNLGWEYSETWNYGVDFSFLNGRISGSAEYYIQNTKDLLLSVNLPSTAGVGSYMANVGKSQNKGFELTLNGTVLDNYNGWSWDVGVNLYANRNKLVSLASGQTRDESNWWFVGHPIDVIYDYEKIGLWQEGDKYRDILEPGGNAGMIKVKYTGEFNEDGSPKRQINASDRQIMNVNPDFQGGFNTRVAYKGFDLSVIGAFQRGGILISSIYSSAGYLNMLSGRRNNVKVDYWTPENTDAQYPKPGGIESSNNPKYGSTLGYFDASYLKVRNITLGYNFNSQLTRSLGVNKLYIYTTIQNPFVLFSPYHDESGMDPETNSLGDENQAVTTAYKKRLLVIGTNSPSTRNYLIGLNVTF, encoded by the coding sequence ATGAAAGACATTATTGTTTCGAAACCCATTCGGGTTTTACTTTTATTCCTCTTTATTCCCCTGTGGCTGTTTGCACAGAATATATCCGTAAAAGGAATAGTGAAAGATGCCAAAGGCGATCCGCTTATTGGTGTAAGTGTGATTGAAAAAGGAACCTCCAATGGCGTTGTCACCGATCTGGACGGACAGTATACATTGAACGTTTCTTCTAAAGCTAAACTTGATTTTTCATATTTAGGATATGTCTCCCAAACAGTGGATGTAACAGGAAGAACCAAAATTGATATTGTATTACAAGAAAATGTAAAGGCACTTGATCAGGTGGTAGTTATCGGTTATGGTACTCAGCGAAAAGAGGCTGTAACAGGATCTGTGGCTTCAATAAAAGGAGATGCAATTCGTGAAATGGCAGCCTCCGATGTTTCGTCGGCGTTATATGGTCGTCTTGCCGGAGTAGATATGTCGCAAACATCATCTAAACCGGGTGCTTCGATGCAGATTCGTATTCGTGGTACACGTTCTTTGAGTGCCAGTAATGACCCTCTTATTGTTCTTGACGGTATTCCATTTGCCGGAAGTATGAGCGACATTAACCCCAGTGATATTAAAAGTATCGATATCCTGAAAGATGCTTCCGCAACAGCCATTTACGGTTCACGTGGGGCAAACGGGGTTCTGTTGGTTACAAGTAATAAGGGGCAAATGGGAGCAAAAGCAGCGGTAAATTACAATGGATTTGTCGGGATGAAAACTCTTTTTGCCAGATACCCGATGATGAATGGAGAGGAGTTTGTTAAACTTCGTGAGTTTGCAGGAATGTTTACTCAAAACGGAGAAGACGAATCTAATAATACGAATACCGACTGGCAAGACCTTATGTATGAAAATAGTATGGTAACCAATCACGATTTAAGCGTTTTAGGTGGAACCGAACAAGGAAGTTACAATTTCAGCCTTGGTTATTTTCGGGACGAGTCGTTATTACCCCAACAAAACTTCACCCGCTATTCGATGCGTGGTACGCTTGATCAGGGAATAGGTCAAAACTTGAAATTCGGATTCATTACAAATAATAACTATTCTGTCTCCAATGGAGGAAATTTAGGCTTGTATAATACCCTAAGTGCCACACCAATCTCTAATCCTTATAACGAAGACGGCACATGGAGAAGAACCATAAGAATGGCTAGTGACGAGCAGTGGGTATATTCAAGAGAAACAATAGATGCGCTTGGTGACAAATGGATCGATCAGACCCGTGCATTCGGATCATACAATACCATCTACGGAGAAGTAAAAATTCCGGGTGTGGAGGGTTTGAAATACAGGCTTAACTTAGGCTTGAACTATCGTCAAAACAACGGAGGAAGTTATACAGGAGAAGGTGTATTCAGTGCCACTCCCACAACACCTTCAACCGCATCGGTATCTAATACACATACAACCAACTGGGCAGTCGAAAATCTGGTAACTTATGACCGGGTATTTGCTGAAAAACATTCGCTAAATGTAGTTGCATTGTATTCAGCCGAAGAAACTCAATATAATAAATCGCAGATGTCGGCTCAGGGTATTCCTTCAGATGCCTTTCAGTTCTATAATTTGGGACATGCAACAGGCGAAATTGCTGTTAAACCGGGCGATCAGGACTATTACAGAAGTGGCTTGATGTCATGGATGGGACGTGCCATGTACTCTTATGATGACCGCTATATGCTAAGTGTTGCATTTAGATCCGATGCCTCATCAAGATTGGCTCCGGGAAATAAATGGCATACTTATCCTGCTGTATCTGCCGGTTGGAATGTCAAAAAAGAAGTATTTATGGATGGTGTTACTTGGTTAGATAACCTGAAATTAAGAGTAGGATATGGACAAACCTCCAATGAATCTATTTCGTCCTACAAAACTCTTGGACGTTTAAGTACCAGACCATACAATTTTGGTGAATACAATACCGTGGGGTATTATGTTTCGGAACTTCCAAATCCGAATTTAGGTTGGGAATATTCTGAAACATGGAACTATGGTGTAGACTTTTCTTTTCTGAACGGCCGAATTTCAGGTAGTGCCGAATATTATATACAAAACACAAAGGATCTTTTGCTTAGCGTAAATCTTCCCTCAACAGCAGGCGTAGGCAGTTATATGGCCAATGTCGGAAAATCGCAAAACAAAGGATTTGAGCTTACACTCAACGGAACTGTATTGGATAATTATAACGGCTGGAGTTGGGACGTTGGTGTCAACCTTTATGCCAACCGCAATAAACTAGTTTCACTAGCTTCGGGGCAAACAAGAGATGAAAGTAACTGGTGGTTTGTTGGTCATCCCATTGATGTCATATACGACTATGAGAAAATAGGTCTCTGGCAGGAAGGCGACAAGTATCGTGATATTTTGGAACCCGGAGGAAATGCGGGTATGATTAAAGTAAAATACACGGGTGAGTTTAATGAAGATGGTTCACCCAAAAGACAAATTAATGCCAGCGATAGACAAATAATGAATGTAAATCCTGATTTTCAAGGAGGTTTCAATACCCGTGTAGCTTACAAAGGATTTGATTTAAGTGTTATAGGTGCTTTCCAAAGAGGAGGTATTTTGATTAGCTCTATCTATTCTTCAGCAGGATACCTGAATATGTTGAGCGGACGAAGAAACAATGTCAAAGTAGATTATTGGACTCCCGAAAATACAGACGCCCAATATCCCAAACCCGGAGGTATAGAGAGTAGCAACAACCCTAAATACGGTAGTACTCTTGGTTACTTCGATGCATCATACCTGAAAGTACGCAATATTACACTGGGCTATAATTTCAACTCACAACTAACCAGAAGCCTTGGTGTTAACAAGCTCTACATTTATACGACCATACAGAACCCGTTTGTACTATTCTCTCCGTACCACGATGAGTCGGGCATGGATCCTGAAACCAACTCTCTTGGTGACGAGAATCAGGCAGTTACTACTGCATACAAAAAACGTCTTCTGGTTATAGGAACCAATAGTCCATCGACCCGCAACTACCTGATAGGCTTAAATGTAACATTCTAA
- a CDS encoding two-component regulator propeller domain-containing protein, whose product MERINLLPMKKPATLLLIFLISILFNQGLTAQNREYYSTDNGLSNSLINQIYQDRRGFIWIATEYGLNRFDGINFTIYKHIDGDSTSLKHNYVRTLFEDSSGNFYVGTILGLMKYDWATDSFKDIKMYREGKLVRPHVISIIETHNGDIWLTTSGQSVFILKKGTDDVFSDPVLTKSLSSNFLNCIFQDSKFNIWIGSENDGLNCYDPRTKKTTVFKASHGINSNNISAIKEDIEGNIYVGTLTQGISKYNPKTQTFDPILYKGSTQLLVSSLMINKEDQLYIGTDGQGLMMYNREKNIIEDYEVNSPPFDFSKGKIHSILQDKDQNLWLGIFQKGVIFIPVLENKFNYYGYKSFKNNPIGSSCVTAIYKDKEGITWIGTDNDGIYGINNNGARIAHFYRTASPNSVPNIIHSIFEDSSGDIWLGSYANGLAKFNQKTGYCDYIKRFSNEKVYCITEDKNKNLLIGTYGSGFLVLDKEGNELNHYESSKNENDSLSVDELSNDWVNYMICDRDGFIWIGHYKGVSCFDPSNKTFLPYLGKNNLLPGTVVLSLLEDKAGKIWIGTSSGLYCFDKQSQQMKSYTTKNGLSNDVICGIAEDDQNNIWISTYNGISKFNSKDNRFINYYASDGLQGNEFTRGAVFNDNSGELFFGGINGVTSFNPKEIVEEKRELNILLTNFYLFNQPIKKGDKSGGNEIVSTSVLDADSFTLSYSDNTFSFEFSTLDFINPERISYQYMIEGLNSEWMSTSPGISRVTYNNLPSGTYTFKVRAYDNDNYSPVKTIRIIITPPWYKTVWAYGAYAILFIFLVYGIVGYLFSRIRYKQEMMEKDHAERISEAKLQFFINISHEIRTPMTLIINPLEKLISENKDVEKQKVYMMIYRNSQRILRLINQLMDIRKLDKGQMRLKCRETDIVGFIDDLMLTFEYQAKRRNIDFSFEHEDKLLKVWIDLNNFDKVLLNIFSNAFKYTPEYGKITVKLTTGTTTSTRGPLKEYFEISVSDTGIGLDKDKIEKIFERFYQINNDQTNSNFGTGIGLHLSRLLVELHHGVIYAENRTDKHGSHFVIRLPLGCAHFNQEELQIFDESESLIENRAAIRTETSNKFEEEFEEDTAKRTKSRTKYRILIVEDEDEIRQYMRDELSSEYRIKECKNGKEALEYILKEKPDLIISDVMMPEMDGIALSRRIKQNININHIPIILLTAKSKTEDKLEGLEIGADAYLVKPFNTDILKQTISNLIANRERLKSKFTGSQQQEDKIDKIEMKSADEILIEKVMKVINADLSNPDLNVEMLASSVGISRVHMHRKLKELTNQSARDFIRGIRLKQAATLLTSKKLSVSEVAYATGFSNLSHFSNSFKEFYGMSPSEYINANLSPESD is encoded by the coding sequence ATGGAAAGAATCAATCTATTACCAATGAAAAAACCGGCAACCTTATTACTCATTTTTCTAATAAGTATTCTATTTAATCAGGGGCTTACTGCCCAGAACCGTGAATATTATTCTACCGACAATGGATTATCTAACAGTCTTATCAATCAGATTTATCAGGATCGCAGAGGCTTTATCTGGATTGCTACCGAATATGGTCTGAATAGGTTTGATGGTATTAATTTTACAATCTATAAGCATATTGACGGAGATTCTACTTCGCTTAAACATAACTATGTACGCACTTTATTTGAAGACAGTTCAGGTAATTTTTACGTAGGTACTATATTGGGGCTTATGAAGTACGATTGGGCTACAGATTCATTTAAAGATATAAAGATGTATCGTGAAGGTAAGCTTGTACGTCCTCATGTAATTTCTATTATTGAAACTCATAATGGAGATATTTGGCTGACAACTTCGGGGCAAAGCGTTTTTATATTGAAAAAAGGAACGGATGATGTTTTCTCTGACCCCGTATTGACCAAGTCTTTGAGTAGTAATTTTCTGAATTGTATTTTTCAGGATTCCAAGTTCAATATATGGATAGGTTCCGAAAATGACGGACTCAACTGTTATGATCCCCGAACAAAGAAAACTACTGTATTTAAAGCATCGCATGGTATTAATAGCAACAATATATCGGCTATAAAAGAAGATATTGAAGGAAATATTTATGTGGGCACGCTTACGCAGGGGATCAGCAAATACAATCCGAAGACACAAACTTTTGATCCTATTTTATATAAGGGGAGCACACAGTTGCTTGTCAGCTCGTTAATGATAAATAAGGAGGATCAGCTATATATCGGAACAGACGGGCAGGGCTTGATGATGTACAATCGCGAGAAAAATATAATAGAAGATTATGAAGTCAACTCTCCTCCTTTTGATTTTTCTAAAGGTAAGATCCATTCTATCTTACAGGATAAGGATCAGAATTTATGGTTGGGGATTTTTCAGAAAGGAGTAATTTTTATTCCCGTTTTAGAGAATAAGTTTAATTATTACGGTTACAAGTCATTCAAAAATAATCCTATCGGATCTAGTTGTGTTACTGCAATTTATAAAGATAAAGAAGGGATTACATGGATAGGCACCGACAATGATGGTATTTACGGTATAAATAATAATGGGGCAAGGATTGCTCATTTCTATCGGACAGCTTCTCCCAATTCGGTTCCTAATATAATACATTCTATTTTCGAAGATTCATCGGGCGATATATGGTTGGGTTCTTATGCAAACGGATTGGCTAAGTTTAATCAAAAAACAGGATATTGTGACTATATTAAACGTTTTAGCAATGAAAAAGTGTATTGCATAACCGAAGACAAAAATAAGAATCTCCTTATCGGTACATACGGTTCGGGTTTTTTAGTTTTGGATAAAGAGGGGAACGAACTGAACCATTACGAATCCTCTAAAAATGAAAATGATAGCCTTTCGGTTGATGAATTATCAAATGATTGGGTTAATTATATGATTTGCGACCGAGACGGTTTCATCTGGATAGGTCATTATAAAGGAGTTAGTTGTTTTGATCCCTCTAACAAAACATTTCTGCCCTATTTGGGTAAGAATAATTTATTGCCAGGTACTGTAGTACTGTCTTTATTGGAGGATAAAGCCGGAAAAATATGGATAGGAACCTCGTCCGGCTTATATTGTTTTGATAAACAGTCTCAGCAAATGAAATCGTATACTACCAAAAACGGATTGTCAAACGATGTGATATGCGGTATTGCAGAGGACGACCAAAATAATATCTGGATAAGTACTTATAATGGGATCAGTAAATTTAATAGTAAGGATAATCGTTTTATCAATTATTATGCAAGCGATGGGTTGCAGGGCAACGAATTTACACGAGGGGCAGTATTTAATGATAACAGCGGGGAACTATTCTTTGGAGGTATCAATGGAGTGACAAGTTTTAATCCGAAAGAAATAGTGGAGGAGAAGCGGGAGTTAAATATCTTATTAACGAACTTCTATCTGTTTAATCAGCCGATAAAAAAGGGTGATAAATCGGGAGGTAATGAGATTGTTTCAACGTCCGTTTTAGATGCCGATTCATTTACATTATCTTATTCGGATAATACATTCAGCTTTGAGTTTTCGACTCTTGATTTTATTAATCCCGAACGGATATCTTATCAATATATGATTGAGGGTTTAAACTCAGAGTGGATGAGTACTTCTCCCGGAATCAGCAGAGTAACATACAATAATTTGCCTTCGGGGACTTATACATTTAAGGTAAGAGCTTACGATAATGACAATTATTCGCCTGTCAAAACCATTCGTATTATCATTACTCCTCCCTGGTACAAAACCGTTTGGGCGTATGGAGCGTATGCAATTTTATTTATTTTCTTAGTATATGGAATAGTGGGATATCTTTTTTCGAGGATTCGTTACAAGCAGGAAATGATGGAGAAAGATCATGCTGAAAGAATCAGTGAAGCTAAATTGCAGTTCTTTATTAATATTTCGCATGAGATCAGAACTCCAATGACATTAATTATTAATCCATTGGAGAAGTTGATTTCGGAAAATAAGGATGTGGAGAAGCAAAAAGTGTATATGATGATTTATCGAAATTCGCAACGTATACTCCGGTTAATCAATCAATTGATGGATATTCGAAAACTCGATAAAGGACAGATGCGGCTTAAATGCCGTGAAACGGATATAGTCGGATTTATTGATGACTTAATGCTGACTTTTGAATATCAGGCGAAACGGAGAAATATTGACTTCTCATTTGAACATGAGGATAAGTTGCTGAAAGTATGGATCGATCTGAATAATTTCGATAAAGTGTTGCTGAATATCTTTTCGAATGCTTTTAAATATACTCCTGAGTACGGAAAGATTACCGTAAAACTGACAACAGGTACAACCACTTCAACCAGAGGTCCGTTGAAAGAGTACTTTGAAATAAGTGTGTCGGACACCGGTATTGGGCTTGATAAGGACAAAATAGAAAAAATATTTGAACGATTCTACCAGATAAACAACGATCAGACTAATTCCAATTTTGGTACGGGTATAGGTTTGCATCTCTCACGTTTGTTAGTCGAGTTACATCATGGGGTTATATATGCCGAAAACAGAACCGATAAGCATGGAAGTCATTTTGTTATTCGCCTGCCTTTAGGCTGTGCTCATTTTAATCAGGAAGAACTTCAGATTTTCGATGAAAGTGAATCTTTGATTGAAAATCGTGCAGCAATCAGAACTGAAACAAGTAATAAATTCGAAGAAGAGTTTGAGGAAGATACAGCCAAAAGGACTAAATCGAGGACAAAATACCGTATTCTGATCGTTGAAGACGAAGACGAAATAAGACAATATATGAGAGATGAGCTATCGTCTGAATACCGTATTAAGGAATGTAAGAATGGGAAAGAAGCTCTCGAATACATACTGAAAGAGAAGCCCGATTTAATTATCAGCGATGTAATGATGCCCGAAATGGATGGTATTGCCCTTAGTCGAAGAATAAAGCAAAACATCAATATAAATCATATTCCCATTATATTGTTGACTGCTAAATCGAAAACCGAGGATAAGCTCGAAGGGTTAGAAATTGGTGCAGATGCCTATCTGGTGAAACCTTTTAATACCGATATTTTAAAGCAAACGATAAGCAATCTGATTGCAAATAGGGAGCGGTTGAAAAGTAAATTTACAGGTAGTCAGCAACAGGAAGATAAGATAGATAAGATAGAAATGAAGTCTGCCGATGAAATCTTAATAGAAAAGGTGATGAAGGTTATCAATGCAGACCTTTCCAATCCCGATCTGAATGTGGAAATGCTTGCAAGCAGTGTTGGAATAAGCCGTGTGCATATGCACCGAAAACTAAAGGAACTAACGAACCAATCGGCTCGTGATTTTATTCGGGGAATAAGGCTTAAGCAGGCGGCTACATTGTTGACAAGTAAAAAGCTGTCTGTTTCGGAAGTGGCTTATGCTACGGGATTTTCCAACTTATCGCATTTCTCTAATTCATTTAAGGAATTCTATGGAATGTCGCCTTCGGAGTATATTAATGCGAATCTTTCGCCGGAGTCTGATTAA